The DNA region CATCAACGTGCCGATCCGCACGGTCATGCTGACCGGGCTGACCAAGTTCGACGGCGTGCGCACCCGGCGGCTCAATGCCCGCGAGTTCCACCAGATCGCCGGGCGCGCGGGCCGCGCGGGCTACGACACCATGGGCACGGTGGTCGTGCAGGCCCCCGAGCACGAGGTGGAGAACGCGCGCCTGATCGCCAAGGCCGGCGACGATCCCAAGAAGCTCAAGAAGGTCCAGAAGAAGAAGCCGCCCGAGGGCTTCGTGTCCTGGTCGGAGGAGACTTTCGACCGGCTGGTGGCGGCCTCGCCCGAACCGATGGTGTCGCGGTTCAACGTGACCAACTCCATGCTGCTGAATGTGATTGCGCGCAAGGGCAATTGCTTCTACGCCATGCGGCATCTGCTGGAGCAGAACCATGAGCCGCGCGCGGCGCAGCGCAAGCACATCCTCAAGGCGATCCGGCTGTACCGGGCGCTGCGCGACGCGGGCGTGGTGCAGCAGCTCGACGAACCCGACGCCGACGGCCGCCACGCCCGGCTGATGGTCGATCTGCAGCGCGACTTCGCCCTCGATCAGCCGCTGTCGCCGTTCGCGCTGGCGGCCTTGGAGCTGCTCGACAAAGAGTCGCCGACCTACACCCTCGATGTGATCTCGCTCATCGAGTCCACCCTCGAGGATCCGCGCCAGCTGCTGATGGCCCAGCAGCACAAGGCGCGCGGAGTGGCGGTCGCGGAGATGAAGGCCGACGGGATCGAATACGAGGAGCGGATGGAACTCCTCGAAGAGGTCACCTGGCCCAAGCCGCTGGCCGCCGAGCTCATCGAGCCGGCGTTCGAGACCTACAAGGGCGGGCATCCCTGGGTGTCGGAGTTCGAGCCCTCCCCCAAGTCCGTGGTCCGCGAGATGGTCGAGCGGTCCATGACCTTCGCCGAGCTGGTGTCGGGCTACGAGCTGGCCCGCTCGGAGGGCGTGGTGCTGCGGTATCTGGCCGACGCCTACCGGGCGCTGCGGCGCACCGTGCCCGAGCAGGCCCGCACCGAGGAACTCGACGACATCACCGAATGGCTGGGCGAGTTGATCCGGCAGGTGGATTCGAGCCTGCTCGACGAATGGGAGCAGCTCACCAATCCGGGCGCCGAAGGCGACGATCAGCAGGTCGCGTTCGGGGCGGAGACGGTACGCCCGATCTCGGCCAACGAGCGCTCCTTCCGGGTGCTGGTGCGCAACGCCATGTTCCGCCGGGTCGACCTGGCGGCGCTGCGGCGCTGGGCGGCGCTCGAGGAGCTGGGTGACGACCTGGACTGGGAGGCCGAATTGGGCCCCTATTTCGACGAGTACGCCACCATCGGCACCGGGCCGAACGCCCGGGGCCCGAAACTCTTCCAGGTGGAACAGCGGCCCGGCTTCTGGCATGTGCGTCAGGTGCTCGACGACCCGGCCGGGGATCACGGCTGGTCGCTCGACGGCGTGGTGGATCTGGCCGAATCGGACGCAGCGGGCGAAGTGGTCTTCGACGAGGTGTCGATCACCGCGGGCTGAGTGCAACCCCGGTCACACCGGTTCGTTTTCCGAGGGCGAACGCTGCTATTCTCGCGCACTGTTGCCGTTTTCCGGCTCGCCCACCGAACCACGGAGAGTTCCCTTAGATTGACCGACGCAAACCTGCCCGAGTCGCCCTGTCTGGTCGTCGACCTGAACCGGGTGCGCGCGAACTACCGCGCACTGCAAGCCGCCCTGCCCGCGGCGCGAATTCGCTTCGCCGTCAAGGCGAGTCCGCTACCGGAGATCATCCGGCTGCTGAATGACGAGGGCGCCGAGTTCGACGTCGCCAGCGTCGGCGAGATCGAACTCTGCCTCGCACAGGACGTCGATCCGGCCGTCATGTGCTACGGCAATCCGATCAAGAAGGCCTCGCAGATCGCCACCGCCTACGCGGCGGGTGTGCGGCGCTACGCCTTCGACACCGAGGCCGACCTGGAACGCATCGCCGAGCATGCGCCGGGCTCGGAGGTCGAGTGCCGGTTCCTGTCGTCGGCCCCGCAGTCGCAGACGCCGTTCGGGACCAAGTTCGGCTGCGCGCCGGGCGAGGCCGCCCGGCTGCTGGTGCGGGCGCACGATCTGGGCCTGCGGGTGGTCGGCCCCTACTTCCACGTCGGCTCGCAGCAGCTCGACCCGAAGGCCTGGGGCATCGGGATCGAGCAGGCCGGAGCCATCGCGGAAGCGCTGGCGGTCAAGGACATTCCGGTCACTGCGGTGAATATCGGTGGGGGACTGCCGATTTCGTATGTCGATCCGGCTCCGGGGGTCTCGGAGCTGGGTGCGGCGATCGCCGATGCGGCGGCCCGCTATCTCCCGGAACACACCGCGCTCGTCGTGGAACCCGGTCGCGCCCTGGTGGGCAACACCGGTGTGATTCACGCCGAAGTGGTGAATGTTCGCAGAGCGCCGGACGGGCGGCGCTGGGTATACCTCGACATCGGCCGCTATAACGGCATGGCCGAAACCGAGAACGAGTACATCGCCTACCGATTCGAAACCGATCGGGACACGGATCCGAAGGACGAGGCAGTGGTTGCCGGTCCTACGTGTGACGGCGACGATGTACTCTATCAACGCACGCGTGTCCTCCTTCCGACCACGTTGCAAGCCGGTGATCCCGTTCGGATCCTCGAAACCGGCGCCTATACGGCGAGCTATTCGTCGGTGTCCTTCAACGGTTTTCCGCCACTGACAGTCCATGTCACTGGCGCTGAGCGAGAGTGAGTTTTAGCCATGATCACGGCAGAATTCACCGGCTGGCACGTGCTGGCCGAGTTCGGTGGTGTCGACGCTGGTCTCTGCGACGACCTCGAACGACTCGAAACCGCGCTTCGAAAATCGTTGGTCGCCGCGGGGGTGACCATCTGCGATGTCGTGCGGAAGAAGTTCGAGCCGCAGGGTGTCACCATCCTGGCCCTGCTCGCCGAGTCGCATGCCTCGATCCACACCTACCCTGAGTCCGGCGACATCTTCGTCGACGTATTCACTTGCGGCAGCATCGGTTCCGGCGCCACCAAGGCCGTCGAACTGCTGCAGCAGGAGCTGTCCCCGGGTTCGGTGAACATCGAGGTCATCCAGCGCGGCCACACCGCCCGCCGGATCCACGAGCCGGTCGGCGAGGGTCTGACCCGGGTGTGGAACACGACGGAAACCATCGTCGACACCAACACCCCTACCAGCACATGGTGATCGCGCGGACCGAGCAGGGCATCTCCCTGTTCTCCGACGACGACCGCCAGTCCACCGAGTTCTCGCAGCTCACCTACCACGAGGCCATGCTGGTCCCGGGGTACGCGCTGGCCGCGAAGCTGGACAAGGTGCTGATCATCGGTTCCGGTGAGGGTGTCGCCTCGCAGATGTCGGTGGCCGCGGGCGCCTCGCTCGTCGATCACGTCGACATCGACCAGCTGGAGGTGGAGCTGTGCGCCGAGCACCTCCCCTACGGCTACAGCCAGGCCGATCTGGCCGAGGCGGTCGCGCAGACCGGCCCGATCAAGATGCACTACGCCGACGGCTGGGACTTCCTGGCCAAGGCCGAGGCCGCGGGCGTGCGCTACGACATGATCTGCATCGACCTGCCCGACGAGCGGGTCGAGGACGCGCAGCACAACCGCCTCTACGAGGACGACTTCCTCAACCGCTGCAAGGCGCTGCTGGCCGAGGGCGGCGTGCTCGCCGCGCAGGCCGGCTGTCAGACCATGTGGCGCAACGAGACCCTGAAGCGTTCGTGGACCCGTTTCCACAACCTGTTCGAGACCGTCGTGCCCTACGTCAGCGACGAGCACGAGTGGACGTTCATCTTCGGTACCCGAAGGCGATCGCGGATCCGGTCGCGAAGATGACCGAGACCTCTCGACCCTGCCCTACAAGGCCGAGACCATCGACGAGCGGGCCCTGGTCCGCGGCGCGATCGAGCCGCACGCCGCTGCGGGCGAGCGTGACCGTCTAATCGACGCGGTACCACCGGAGCGCCCCGCACAGCCTGGCTGTGCGGGGCGCTTCGTTTTTCGTCGGTTCAGACAACGGATTTCGTTGTGCGAGGGCCGATCGTCACGCGATCGGGGGGAGGTGTGACCACCTGACCGGCGTAGGCCAGCCCCGCGCCGAACCCCAGCAGCAGCGCCGTGTCGCCGGGCTTGGACGCGCCCGAGCGCAGCAGCTGCTCCATCGCCATCGGGATCGACGCGGCGCTGGTATTGCCCGCTTCCGCGATGTCCCTTGCGACAGCGATGTTTTCGGGCATGTGCAGCGTGCGCACCAGCGCGTCGGTGATGCGGCCGTTGGCCTGGTGCGGCACGAAGGCGTCCAGATCCTCGACGCCGACGCCCGCCTGATCGAGCGCCTCGCGGCAGGCCTTCTCCAAGAACGTGACGGCCCAGCGGAATACGGCCGCGCCGTTCATCCGGATGTAGGGCCGCTCGGTGGTGCCGCCGGTGGCCTCGGCCGCCGCCACCTCGGCGAAGTAGGTCTTGAAGTCCTTGTCCTGCTTGATCGCCGCGGTCTGGCTGCCGTCCGAGCCCCAGGCCACCGGGCCGATGCCCTCGACGTCCGAGGCGCCCACCACGACCGCGCCCGCACCGTCGGCGAAGATGAACGCGCAGGTGCGGTCGTCCTGGTCGAGCAGGTCCGAGAGCCGCTCGACGCCGATGACCAGCACGTGGCGGGCCTGCCCGGCGCGCACCAGGTTGGCGCCGTTGGCCAGGGCGTAGCAGAAGCCCGCGCAGCCGGCCGAGACGTCGAAGGCGGCGGTGTCGTGCATGCCGAGTTCGGTGGCGACCACCGCGCCGGCCGACGGGCCGAGCACCATCTGCGAGGACGTGGCCAGGATGACCGCGTCGATCTGGTCGGCGGTGATTCCGGCGGCGGCGAGCGCGTCGCGGGCGGCGGCGGCGCTCATGCCGACGATGGTCTCGTCGTCATCGGCCCAATGTCGGGCTTCGATGCCGGAGCGGGTCCGGATCCATTCGTCGGAGGAGTTGATGCGGTCGACGATCTCGGCGTTGGGGACCACCCGGCGTGGCCGGTACACGCCCAGGCCGAGCAGGGCGGCGTGGGCTACCGGGGAGGCGGTGGCGATCAGGGCTGGCATGCGCGGATTTCCTC from Nocardia tengchongensis includes:
- a CDS encoding RNA helicase, which gives rise to MQQLSELVPDRAVPDVDPDWLYETFADWASQAGLELYPAQEEALLELVTGSNVILNTPTGSGKSLVALGAHFAALNKGVRSYYTAPIKALVSEKFFALCEVFGADRVGMVTGDAAVNPDAPIICATAEILANLALREGAAAKVGQVVMDEFHYYADPDRGWAWQVPLIELPNVQFLLMSATLGEVDFFAEDLTKRTGRETSIVSGSERPVPLSFSYVRTPITETLEDLVTTSLAPVYVVHFTQASAMERAQALMSVNMSTKAEKEAIAAAIGEFRFATGFGKTLSRFIRHGVGVHHAGMLPKYRRLVEKLAQDGLLKVVCGTDTLGVGINVPIRTVMLTGLTKFDGVRTRRLNAREFHQIAGRAGRAGYDTMGTVVVQAPEHEVENARLIAKAGDDPKKLKKVQKKKPPEGFVSWSEETFDRLVAASPEPMVSRFNVTNSMLLNVIARKGNCFYAMRHLLEQNHEPRAAQRKHILKAIRLYRALRDAGVVQQLDEPDADGRHARLMVDLQRDFALDQPLSPFALAALELLDKESPTYTLDVISLIESTLEDPRQLLMAQQHKARGVAVAEMKADGIEYEERMELLEEVTWPKPLAAELIEPAFETYKGGHPWVSEFEPSPKSVVREMVERSMTFAELVSGYELARSEGVVLRYLADAYRALRRTVPEQARTEELDDITEWLGELIRQVDSSLLDEWEQLTNPGAEGDDQQVAFGAETVRPISANERSFRVLVRNAMFRRVDLAALRRWAALEELGDDLDWEAELGPYFDEYATIGTGPNARGPKLFQVEQRPGFWHVRQVLDDPAGDHGWSLDGVVDLAESDAAGEVVFDEVSITAG
- a CDS encoding type III PLP-dependent enzyme, whose protein sequence is MPESPCLVVDLNRVRANYRALQAALPAARIRFAVKASPLPEIIRLLNDEGAEFDVASVGEIELCLAQDVDPAVMCYGNPIKKASQIATAYAAGVRRYAFDTEADLERIAEHAPGSEVECRFLSSAPQSQTPFGTKFGCAPGEAARLLVRAHDLGLRVVGPYFHVGSQQLDPKAWGIGIEQAGAIAEALAVKDIPVTAVNIGGGLPISYVDPAPGVSELGAAIADAAARYLPEHTALVVEPGRALVGNTGVIHAEVVNVRRAPDGRRWVYLDIGRYNGMAETENEYIAYRFETDRDTDPKDEAVVAGPTCDGDDVLYQRTRVLLPTTLQAGDPVRILETGAYTASYSSVSFNGFPPLTVHVTGAERE
- the speD gene encoding adenosylmethionine decarboxylase, with the translated sequence MITAEFTGWHVLAEFGGVDAGLCDDLERLETALRKSLVAAGVTICDVVRKKFEPQGVTILALLAESHASIHTYPESGDIFVDVFTCGSIGSGATKAVELLQQELSPGSVNIEVIQRGHTARRIHEPVGEGLTRVWNTTETIVDTNTPTSTW
- a CDS encoding spermidine synthase, which translates into the protein MIARTEQGISLFSDDDRQSTEFSQLTYHEAMLVPGYALAAKLDKVLIIGSGEGVASQMSVAAGASLVDHVDIDQLEVELCAEHLPYGYSQADLAEAVAQTGPIKMHYADGWDFLAKAEAAGVRYDMICIDLPDERVEDAQHNRLYEDDFLNRCKALLAEGGVLAAQAGCQTMWRNETLKRSWTRFHNLFETVVPYVSDEHEWTFIFGTRRRSRIRSRR
- a CDS encoding beta-ketoacyl-ACP synthase III, giving the protein MPALIATASPVAHAALLGLGVYRPRRVVPNAEIVDRINSSDEWIRTRSGIEARHWADDDETIVGMSAAAARDALAAAGITADQIDAVILATSSQMVLGPSAGAVVATELGMHDTAAFDVSAGCAGFCYALANGANLVRAGQARHVLVIGVERLSDLLDQDDRTCAFIFADGAGAVVVGASDVEGIGPVAWGSDGSQTAAIKQDKDFKTYFAEVAAAEATGGTTERPYIRMNGAAVFRWAVTFLEKACREALDQAGVGVEDLDAFVPHQANGRITDALVRTLHMPENIAVARDIAEAGNTSAASIPMAMEQLLRSGASKPGDTALLLGFGAGLAYAGQVVTPPPDRVTIGPRTTKSVV